Proteins encoded in a region of the Cheilinus undulatus linkage group 8, ASM1832078v1, whole genome shotgun sequence genome:
- the gpatch4 gene encoding G patch domain-containing protein 4, with protein MAEVVQEKSRGLKFAEQQLLRHGWEHGKGLGRAENGISEAIKVKVKCNKGGVGHKEGEQFTFHWWDHVFNKASSSLQVESDQNGIKLKKTVEEDEEEGMISNKKPRKAALDKAKLYGRFVKSATLLSGQEQPEPKASNSEDSSSSDDEEDQRLDLSSTIKLSDKDLMKACGGRTAHKGARHGLTMSAKLARLEQQEAEFMAKYGKKKQPANSSPSAGIALTPPTSQLEEKQEETAEEPQRKKTKKKKSAESTNDINCDEASENPKTDMILKKKKKKSSKKTEEITDAVSTDGDVISVENCEAEDSHKTKRQHKKKKTNREQKEEEQSSPRAESPEETTELHTDTKVKKKKKKKSFKHQSEPTEEENNDTESSQSGPIQDSLTEKNIHTVTLEEAEVTEEESTVRQKRKKCEKDITFIEYHVNEEALPPKKKKKKKSRE; from the exons ATGGCTGAAGTTGTTCAAGAGAAAAGTCGTGGCTTGAAGTTTGCCGAGCAGCAGCTCCTGCGTCATGGCTGGGAACACG GTAAAGGACTGGGGCGAGCTGAGAATGGCATCTCAGAGGCTATCAAAGTCAAGGTGAAATGCAACAAAGGAGGG GTGGGCCATAAGGAAGGGGAGCAATTCACTTTCCACTGGTGGGATCATGTCTTTAATAAAGCCTCCTCCAGTCTGCAGGTGGAGTCTGATCAG AATGGTATCAAGCTAAAGAAGACGGTggaggaagatgaagaggaaggaaTGATCTCCAATAAAAAGCCACGGAAAGCAGCGTTAGATAAAGCCAAACTCTATGGACGCTTTGTCAAG TCGGCCACACTGCTGTCTGGTCAGGAGCAGCCGGAGCCAAAGGCCTCAAACTCCGaggacagcagcagctctgacgACGAGGAGGACCAGAGATTAGATCTCTCCAGCACCATCAA GCTTTCTGATAAGGATCTGATGAAGGCCTGTGGAGGACGTACAGCTCATAA AGGAGCCAGGCACGGTTTGACCATGAGTGCCAAGTTAGCCCGGCTGGAGCAGCAGGAAGCCGAGTTCATGGCTAAGTACGGCAAGAAGAAACAACCAGCAAATTCTTCTCCTTCAGCGGGCATTGCATTGACTCCACCAACTTCACAGTTAgaagagaaacaggaggagACAGCCGAGGAACCtcagagaaaaaagacaaaaaagaagaaatctgCTGAGAGCACAAATGACATAAACTGTGATGAAGCCTCTGAGAATCCCAAAACAGACATGAtactgaaaaagaagaaaaagaaaagcagtaagaaaacagaggaaataaCTGATGCCGTTTCCACTGATGGGGATGTTATCTCTGTGGAAAATTGTGAAGCAGAAGATTCACACAAAACAAAGAGGcaacacaaaaagaagaaaaccaaCAGAGAACAGAAGGAAGAGGAACAATCTTCACCTAGAGCAGAGAGTCCAGAGGAGACTACAGAGTTGCACACTGATACTAaagtaaagaagaagaagaagaaaaaatccTTCAAACATCAGAGTGAACCCACTGAAGAAGAGAACAATGACACAGAATCCAGCCAATCAGGGCCCATCCAGGACTCTCTGACGGAAAAGAATATACATACAGTGACGCTGGAGGAAGCAGAAGTTACAGAAGAAGAATCAACAGTGAGGCAAAAGCggaaaaagtgtgaaaaggACATAACATTCATAGAATACCATGTGAACGAGGAGGCACTTCctccaaagaagaagaaaaagaagaagtcCAGAGAGTAA